TAAATACCTTTCTTGGGTTAATGTAGGTGGAATTGTTTTAATGGATGACACTCAGGCCCAAAATTGGAAAAGCACAACAAAACTCATCTACACACAAACTGCGGGATATTCATATCAAGATACTCAGGTAATGCAGCGTGTTTCTGATTTGGTAGCAGGAGATATAATTGAAATGACGGGCGAAACCGATGATTTTTTTGAAGTGCAGTACCCAGATGGCCGTAAAGCGGTGGTTAGAAAGGAAGAGTCAGAACCCTACGGTGCCTGGTTAGAAAAATTAGAACCTACCCAAGAGAGCCTTGTAACAACTTCAAAAACACTTATGGGAGTTCCATATTTATGGGGAGGAACCTCAACCAAAGGCATGGATTGTAGCGGATTTACCAAAACCATCTTTTTCCTTAACGGAATGGTTATTCCCAGAGATGCCTCGCAACAGGTACATACGGGCAAAGCCATTGATTCGGTCAAAAATTTTGACCACTTGCAAAAAGGCGATTTATTGTTCTTTGGAAGAAAAGCAACCGACTCCACAGCGGAGAAAGTAGTGCACGTTGGTATGTGGATCGGGAACAATGAGTTTATACATGCCTCAGAAATGGTACGCATAAGCAGTATGAACCCTAATGCCGATAACTATGACGAGCATAACCATAACCGCTATTTGCGCTCAAAACGCATCTTAAAGGAAAATGATGATGTTTTGATCAGCTTGGTTAAAAATCCTGTTTTTAAGGATTAAGGTAAATCTATTCGTCTTTAGTAAGGTGCACCCGCTTTCCAAAAGGGATTTATTGTACCCTAAAGGAATCAGTAAAAGAGCCCTTACCGGCGCTTTCCAGGGATGTTTTTATTTATTCAATTAATTTTTGGGCATTTAGAATCTCGCATGTTTTGAGAGTTTTGCAATATCGAAAATTAACTTTTCAAATGAATCCTGATTCCAAAATCTAGGATGCATAAATCCGTGAGCAACGCTATTTCGATTATCTCCAGTATCGGTTGGGTCAGATTGTGAGAAATAGGACTTTATTTCTGGTAAAATTTCAACAAATTCTGGGTTACTATCTTTATTTTCCTCAATCGCTAAATAGATTAATTTAGTACCGACTTTTCTATATTTTTTCAACTTTCCGTCCGTATTGACTAATTCTCTGCCATATTCACTTGTTGTCGACCTAATTAATTCTTCTAAATATGAATACGCAAAAGGAGTTAATATAGAAAAGGACTCCGGAAAAGACAGGTAAACTTTTTTAAGTACTATCCAATCCGGTCCCCAATTCCATAGATGAGTATGGTTGTAAAT
This genomic interval from Zobellia roscoffensis contains the following:
- a CDS encoding C40 family peptidase, whose translation is MKQYKLGSLITVFLVLLMISCTKQSEKEAKLLESISEVKKQYAPDKRTALFDIHTFINTEKYILIGESNIPEAVALLKTKLDAENIMYESRIKILPSEDLEGKTHAVVNISVANLRSEPKHSAELATQATLGTPVKVLKKEENWYYIQTPDKYLSWVNVGGIVLMDDTQAQNWKSTTKLIYTQTAGYSYQDTQVMQRVSDLVAGDIIEMTGETDDFFEVQYPDGRKAVVRKEESEPYGAWLEKLEPTQESLVTTSKTLMGVPYLWGGTSTKGMDCSGFTKTIFFLNGMVIPRDASQQVHTGKAIDSVKNFDHLQKGDLLFFGRKATDSTAEKVVHVGMWIGNNEFIHASEMVRISSMNPNADNYDEHNHNRYLRSKRILKENDDVLISLVKNPVFKD